The Schistocerca gregaria isolate iqSchGreg1 chromosome 4, iqSchGreg1.2, whole genome shotgun sequence genome contains a region encoding:
- the LOC126268011 gene encoding craniofacial development protein 2-like, translating into MPTSSAYGEEIEEMYEQIKEIIQIVKGDENLIVMGDWNSVVGKGREGNVVGEYGLGQRNERGSRLVEFCTEHNLIIANTWFKNHKRRLYTLKKPGDTDRFQIDYIMVRQRFRNQVLNCDHNLLAMTCRLKLKKLQKGGNLRRWDLDKLKEPEVVQSFREIIREQLTGMGERNTVEEEWVALRDEVVKAAEDQVGKKTKASRNPWVTEEILNLIDERRKYKNAVNEAGKKEYRRLKNEIDRKCKMAKQGWLEDKCKDVEAYLTRG; encoded by the coding sequence atgccaactagctctgcatatggcgaagaaattgaagaaatgtatgaacaaataaaagaaattattcagatagtgaagggtgacgaaaatttaatagtcatgggtgactggaattcggtagtaggaaaagggagggaaggaaacgtagtgggtgaatatggactggggcaaagaaatgaaagaggaagccgcctggtagaattttgcacagagcacaacttaatcatagctaacacttggttcaagaaccataaaagaaggctgtatacattgaagaagcctggagatactgacaggtttcagatagattatataatggtaagacagagatttaggaaccaggttttaaattgtgaccacaatctattggctatgacctgtagattaaaactaaagaaactccaaaaaggtgggaatttaaggagatgggacctggataaactaaaagaaccagaggttgtacagagtttcagggagatcataagggagcaattgacaggaatgggggaaagaaatacggtagaagaagaatgggtagctttgagggatgaagtagtgaaggcagcagaggatcaagtaggtaaaaagacaaaggctagtagaaatccttgggtaacagaagaaatattgaatttaattgatgaaaggagaaaatataaaaatgcagtaaatgaagcaggaaaaaaggaatacagacggctcaaaaatgagatcgacaggaagtgcaaaatggctaagcagggctggctagaggacaaatgtaaggatgtagaggcttatctcactagggggtaa